A part of Clarias gariepinus isolate MV-2021 ecotype Netherlands chromosome 14, CGAR_prim_01v2, whole genome shotgun sequence genomic DNA contains:
- the LOC128541545 gene encoding probable vesicular acetylcholine transporter-B, giving the protein MEDSGGSLGLARSAAQKLSERTRQLGGAVHEPERQRRIILVIVCLALLLDNMLYMVIVPIIPDYLADLEKANEAETHSESSTKENLDVKIGVLFASKAIVQLFVNPLSGTFIDRVGYDIPLLIGLTVMFLSTTVFAFAENYVTLFVARSLQGLGSAFADTSGIAMIADKYTEEGERSRALGVALAFISFGSLVAPPFGGVMYEFFGKRVPFVVLACVCLIDGFLLLTVIKPFSNRTRENMPIGTPIHRLMVDPYIAVVAGALTVCNVPLAFLEPTVANWMETTMHSTKWEMGLTWLPSFFPHVLGVFVTVKLAAKYPQLQWFYGALGMVIIGASSCTVPACKTFGQLMVPLCGICFGIALVDTALLPTLAFLVDVRHVSVYGSVYAIADISYCVAYAMGPIVAGQIVHNLGFVQLNLGMGLINMLYAPALLVLRNVCQMKPSYSERNVLLEEGPTGLYDTIKMEERKLKRKGLSTATNTDINTSTSALPIEDGFGSRSFSEEESSGPEYT; this is encoded by the coding sequence ATGGAGGACTCCGGAGGTTCTCTCGGTCTGGCCCGATCCGCTGCGCAGAAACTTTCCGAACGCACGAGGCAGCTGGGCGGCGCGGTGCACGAGCCCGAGCGCCAGCGCAGGATCATCCTCGTGATCGTGTGTCTCGCTCTGCTCTTAGACAACATGCTCTACATGGTGATCGTCCCCATCATCCCAGACTACCTGGCCGACCTGGAGAAAGCCAATGAGGCGGAGACACACAGTGAGAGCTCCACCAAGGAGAACCTGGACGTGAAGATAGGAGTCCTGTTTGCCTCCAAGGCCATCGTCCAGCTTTTTGTCAACCCTTTATCGGGGACGTTTATCGACCGGGTGGGTTACGATATCCCTCTGCTGATTGGGCTGACGGTCATGTTTTTGTCCACCACCGTATTCGCGTTCGCTGAGAACTATGTCACGTTGTTTGTGGCACGCAGCTTACAGGGTCTTGGTTCGGCGTTCGCAGACACATCAGGCATCGCCATGATTGCTGACAAGTACACGGAGGAGGGGGAACGCAGTCGTGCACTCGGTGTCGCCCTGGCGTTCATATCGTTCGGTAGCCTCGTGGCGCCACCGTTCGGTGGAGTGATGTATGAGTTTTTCGGTAAGCGTGTACCATTTGTCGTGTTGGCATGTGTGTGCCTGATCGATGGGTTCCTGCTGCTTACTGTGATCAAACCCTTTTCAAACCGGACACGGGAGAACATGCCCATTGGCACTCCCATCCACCGGCTCATGGTGGACCCATATATCGCCGTGGTGGCGGGAGCACTTACGGTCTGCAATGTGCCTTTGGCCTTCCTCGAGCCCACAGTGGCCAACTGGATGGAGACCACGATGCACTCCACCAAATGGGAGATGGGTCTGACATGGCTGCCATCCTTCTTCCCGCACGTTCTTGGCGTGTTTGTGACAGTCAAACTGGCGGCCAAGTACCCACAACTGCAGTGGTTCTACGGTGCTTTAGGCATGGTGATCATCGGCGCTAGCTCATGCACCGTGCCTGCCTGCAAGACCTTTGGACAGCTCATGGTGCCGCTGTGTGGTATCTGCTTCGGGATCGCGCTCGTCGACACAGCACTGTTACCCACACTAGCCTTCCTGGTTGACGTACGTCACGTGTCTGTTTACGGCAGTGTGTATGCCATTGCAGACATCTCCTACTGCGTGGCATATGCCATGGGACCCATCGTGGCTGGACAGATCGTCCATAATCTGGGGTTTGTCCAGCTTAATTTGGGCATGGGACTCATCAACATGCTTTACGCTCCCGCTCTGCTCGTGCTGCGAAACGTCTGCCAGATGAAGCCGTCCTACTCCGAGAGGAATGTGCTGCTGGAGGAGGGTCCCACAGGACTCTACGACACCATCAAAATGGAGGAGCGCAAGCTGAAAAGGAAAGGACTGAGCACtgccacaaacacagacatcaACACTTCAACCAGTGCTCTGCCCATAGAGGATGGGTTCGGCTCGAGATCATTCTCTGAGGAGGAGTCGTCAGGACCAGAATACACTTAA
- the rgrb gene encoding retinal G protein coupled receptor b, which produces MTSLMLPEGFSDFDMFVFGSVLLVGGLLGFFLNFISTLAFLNVKQLRTPSNFFVFSLALADLGLSCNGLTSAYASYLRYWPFGPEGCQIHGFQGMVSILAGISFLGAVAWDRYHMYCTKQKMFWSTSLTMTSIMWGLAVLWAALPLPFIGWGVFDFEPMHVGCTVDYTRGDRGYITYTLSLIMLYLALPLLIIYSSYSSIYTYFKKIHNFKFNTGLPVKMLLFCWGPYVIMCLYACFEDTKGVSPKLRMVLPVLAKLSPIFNALLYAYGNEFYRGGIWEFLTGQRQQEKKK; this is translated from the exons ATGACGTCTCTCATGTTACCTGAGGGCTTCAGTGATTTTGACATGTTTGTGTTTGGCTCGGTGCTGCTGGTCGGTG gtctGCTTGGTTTCTTCTTGAACTTCATATCCACACTGGCGTTCCTGAATGTAAAACAGCTCAGGACTCCCAGtaatttctttgtcttcagtctggCGCTTGCTGATCTCGGACTGAGCTGTAACGGTCTGACATCAGCGTACGCCAGCTACCTCAG GTACTGGCCATTTGGTCCCGAGGGTTGCCAGATCCATGGTTTTCAGGGAATGGTGTCCATCTTGGCTGGAATTAGTTTTCTTGGTGCTGTAGCGTGGGACCGATATCACATGTACTGCACCA AGCAGAAGATGTTCTGGAGCACGTCTCTGACCATGACCTCCATCATGTGGGGTTTGGCGGTGCTGTGGGCTGCTTTGCCGCTACCCTTCATAGGATGGGGCGTGTTCGACTTTGAGCCCATGCATGTAGGCTGCACTGTCGACTACACCCGAGGAGACAG AGGCTACATCACCTACACACTCTCCCTCATCATGCTGTACCTGGCCTTACCTCTTCTCATCATATACTCCTCCTACTCCTCCATCTACACTTACTTCAAAAAGATCCACAACTtcaaa tttaatACAGGTTTGCCTGTAAAGATGCTGCTTTTCTGCTGGGGTCCATACGTGATCATGTGTTTGTACGCCTGCTTCGAAGACACCAAGGGCGTGTCACCTAAACTCAGAATG GTCCTCCCTGTTCTCGCTAAACTGTCTCCAATCTTCAACGCTTTGCTGTACGCGTACGGTAACGAGTTTTACAGAGGGGGAATCTGGGAGTTCCTGACTGGACAGAGACAGCAGGAGAAGAAGAAGTAA
- the lrit1b gene encoding leucine-rich repeat, immunoglobulin-like domain and transmembrane domain-containing protein 1b: MVISLCLCFGLAFFSGLPVLNSACPAQCNCFYHKLSDGSKARSVLCSDPELTSVPTNFPTDVSKLQIEKTDITQISSEAFITLRNLEFLWMSFNSLSELHVDSFRGLSVLNELRLEGNFLTSFPWESLTDMPSLRLLDLHNNKITSIPVDAVVYIKNITYLDLSSNSLTTVPPEVLLMWFSAKPTQEAENSKLILGLHDNPWQCDCRLFDLVQFQKSPSSSLAFIDAHLRCSAPESFSGVLFLNVEIRRCQVPRVHTAVAKVRSWIGNNVLLRCGTVGVPMPELTWSRADGNAINGTVRKEVSTEGITWSVLSIPAVSSHDSGKYVCRATNFVGSANAIISLVIHETRQISEGTIRKTVSKQNVSFGRSGYQEKLITRNIPPTSISVAVPIIEMFNDSKSTGSSKIENFSSSHGVLTGKTTANSLETNMDENVLSNLEGNASSLQQGPERRVVRSVKVIGDTDHTVSINWRAPSATNNTWFSVLYAVFGERDMRRINVSPGKHRITIEGLVPKTKYIACVCVKGLIPKKEQCVIFSTDEAASASGTQKLINVVVITVACVIAVPLTLIVCCGALKRRLQKLMGRKTKDNQDSYVTFETLTPGGKAKGMEGEYLTHLNQDESNRLLSARSSVDSEAVNRTEGHPNEYYC, from the exons ATGGTcatctctctgtgtttgtgttttggtctGGCCTTTTTTAGTGGACTTCCTGTCCTGAACAGCGCCTGTCCAGCACAGTGTAACTGTTTCTACCACAAACTCAGTGACGGATCCAAGGCCCG GAGTGTACTGTGCAGTGATCCTGAGCTCACCTCTGTCCCCACCAACTTCCCCACTGATGTTTCAAAGCTTCAAATTGAAAAGACTGACATTACCCAAATCTCCAGTGAGGCCTTTATCACCCTCAGAAATCTTGAATTCCTCTGGATGTCCTTCAACTCTCTTTCCGAGCTCCATGTGGACAGTTTCCGGGGCCTAAGTGTGCTCAATGAGCTCCGCCTCGAGGGTAATTTCCTCACCTCTTTCCCATGGGAGAGTTTAACCGACATGCCCAGTCTCCGGCTCCTGGATTTGCACAACAACAAGATCACTAGCATCCCAGTCGATGCAGTCGtctatattaaaaacattacataCCTTGATTTGTCCAGTAACAGCCTCACTACAGTGCCACCGGAAGTGCTGCTGATGTGGTTCTCAGCAAAACCTACACAGGAGGCTGAGAACTCTAAGCTGATTTTGg GCCTCCACGATAACCCATGGCAGTGTGACTGTCGCTTGTTTGACCTGGTCCAGTTCCAGAAGTCTCCGTCCTCTTCATTAGCCTTCATTGATGCTCACCTGCGCTGTTCGGCGCCTGAGAGCTTTTCAGGTGTACTCTTCTTGAATGTGGAGATACGGAGGTGCCAGGTACCACGGGTCCACACAGCAGTGGCTAAGGTCCGCAGCTGGATAGGGAACAATGTCCTGCTCCGTTGTGGCACTGTTGGAGTACCGATGCCTGAGCTTACATGGTCCCGGGCTGATGGAAATGCCATCAATGGTACAG TTCGCAAAGAGGTTTCAACTGAAGGCATCACCTGGTCCGTCCTCAGCATCCCTGCCGTGTCCTCTCATGACTCAGGAAAATATGTCTGCAGAGCCACTAATTTTGTGGGCAGCGCCAACGCCATCATCTCTCTTGTTATTCATGAAACACGGCAGATTAGTGAGGGAACTATTAGGAAAACTGTCAGTAAGCAGAACGTAAGCTTTGGACGATCCGGATATCAAGAGAAACTCATCACCAGAAACATTCCTCCAACCTCAATTTCTGTAGCTGTTCCCATCATTGAAATGTTTAATGACTCAAAATCCACAGGATCATCAAAAATCGAGAACTTTAGCAGTTCTCATGGAGTCTTAACTGGCAAAACTACAGCAAACAGCTTAGAAACCAATATGGATGAGAATGTGCTGAGTAATTTGGAAGGGAACGCTTCCTCCCTCCAGCAAGGTCCAGAGAGAAGAGTGGTACGTTCCGTCAAAGTCATTGGAGACACCGATCACACTGTGTCGATTAACTGGCGAGCGCCGTCTGCAACCAACAACACATGGTTTAGTGTTCTTTATGCTGTATTCGGTGAGAGAGACATGAGACGCATCAACGTCAGTCCTGGAAAGCACCGGATCACCATCGAAGGCCTGGTTCCGAAAACCAAGTACATcgcctgtgtatgtgtgaagggCCTAATCCCGAAGAAGGAGCAGTGTGTGATCTTCTCAACTGATGAGGCAGCAAGTGCTAGTGGCACTCAGAAGCTTATCAACGTGGTGGTGATCACAGTGGCATGTGTCATCGCAGTGCCTCTAACCTTGATTGTTTGCTGTGGGGCTCTGAAACGACGACTCCAGAAGCTCATGGGAAGGAAAACGAAAGACAATCAGGACTCCTATGTGACCTTTGAGACTCTCACGCCAGGTGGCAAGGCTAAAGGGATGGAAGGGGAGTACCTCACCCACCTCAACCAAGACGAGTCCAACCGCCTTCTCTCAGCTCGCTCCAGTGTCGATTCGGAGGCCGTGAACAGAACGGAGGGACACCCTAATGAGTATTACTGCTAA